One part of the Vitis riparia cultivar Riparia Gloire de Montpellier isolate 1030 chromosome 6, EGFV_Vit.rip_1.0, whole genome shotgun sequence genome encodes these proteins:
- the LOC117916466 gene encoding protein STRICTOSIDINE SYNTHASE-LIKE 3-like, protein MTPGGLLAALFLLLALYCGIDPLKHSSIANFPEFEAHLVQMPPWSEVPAAKDDRNLLQKAEIKFLNQVQGPESVAFDPLGRGPYTGVADGRILFWNGEAWSDFAYTSPNRSELCDPKPSPLSYLKNEHICGRPLGLRFNKRTGDLYIADSYLGLMKVGPEGGLATSLVTEADGVPLRFTNDLDIDDAGNIYFTDSSSKYQRRNFMQLVFSSEDSGRLLKYDPLTKETTVLLRGLQFPNGVSLSKDGSFLVLCEGSPGRLVKYWLKGDKAGTSEVFAILPGYPDNVRTNEKGEFWVAIHCRRTMYSYLCGLYPKLRMFLLKLPIPTRYQYLLHIGGRLHAVVVKYSPEGKLVKILEDSEGKVVRAVSEVEEREGKLWMGSVLMPFVAVYQLE, encoded by the exons ATGACGCCGGGCGGACTTCTCGCCGCCCTCTTCCTCCTCCTGGCTCTGTACTGCGGCATCGACCCTCTCAAACACAGTTCTATCGCCAATTTCCCTGAATTCGAAGCTCACTTGGTGCAGATGCCTCCCTGGTCGGAGGTTCCGGCAGCAAAAGATGATCGGAACTTGCTGCAGAAGGCGGAGATCAAGTTCCTGAACCAGGTTCAGGGGCCGGAGAGCGTAGCCTTCGATCCTCTCGGCCGTGGACCCTACACCGGCGTGGCGGACGGCCGGATTCTCTTCTGGAACGGCGAGGCTTGGTCCGATTTCGCCTATACCTCTCCCAACAG GTCAGAACTATGTGATCCAAAGCCCTCGCCTCTGAGTTACCTGAAGAATGAGCACATTTGCGGCAGGCCTTTGGGACTCCGATTTAATAAGAGAACTGGTGATTTATATATCGCAGATTCATATCTTGGATTAATGAAGGTGGGGCCAGAAGGTGGATTGGCAACATCACTAGTGACTGAGGCAGATGGGGTGCCATTGAGATTCACAAATGATCTGGATATTGATGATGCTGGGAATATTTATTTTACAGATAGCAGTAGCAAATACCAAAGGAG AAACTTCATGCAGTTGGTTTTCTCTTCAGAGGATAGTGGGAGACTCCTGAAATATGATCCTCTTACGAAGGAAACCACTGTCCTCTTGCGGGGACTCCAGTTCCCTAATGGTGTATCTCTGAGCAAGGATGGTTCTTTCTTGGTCTTATGTGAAGGGTCTCCTGGCAG ACTGGTAAAGTATTGGTTGAAGGGTGACAAAGCTGGAACCTCAGAAGTTTTTGCCATCCTACCTGGATATCCTGATAATGTGAGAACCAATGAAAAGGGTGAATTTTGGGTGGCAATCCACTGCCGCCGGACCATGTACAGTTATCTATGTGGGCTATACCCTAAACTTAGGATGTTCTTGTTGAAGCTCCCGATTCCAACAAGGTACCAGTACCTGCTTCACATTGGGGGCCGGCTTCATGCGGTGGTTGTCAAGTACAGCCCCGAAGGTAAGCTTGTGAAAATATTAGAGGACAGTGAGGGGAAGGTTGTTAGAGCAGTTAGCGAGGTGGAGGAGAGGGAGGGGAAGCTGTGGATGGGGAGTGTGTTGATGCCCTTTGTTGCGGTTTATCAGTTAGAATGA